The proteins below are encoded in one region of Thermus albus:
- the tgt gene encoding tRNA guanosine(34) transglycosylase Tgt: MEPFRFSIQARSGRARVGLLATPHGTVETPLFVPVGTQGSVKGLLPKDLKAMGSQVLLANTYHLLLRPGPERVRALGGLHRFAGWPGPWLTDSGGFQVMSLGHLRRIDEEGVIFQSHLDGSLIRLTPERSIAVQEALGADLIMAFDECPPYPSPREYLKASMERTLRWLERSLKAKTRPDQALFGIAQGGTDPELRALSTRETVGFDLPGYAIGGLAVGESKEEMFSMVALSTEILPEGKPRYLMGVGHPEDLVAAMGLGVDLFDSVYPTRTGRFGSALTPTGRIHLKNAQYLEDPKPLEEGCDCYACQNFSRAYIAHLVRSKEMLGGILLSLHNLRFLHRLTERAREAIRQGSYGAFAREFAERRFGREVPPWFREAMAAGGHW; encoded by the coding sequence ATGGAACCCTTTCGCTTCTCCATCCAAGCCCGCTCGGGCCGGGCCCGGGTGGGGCTTCTCGCCACGCCCCACGGGACCGTGGAAACCCCCCTCTTCGTGCCCGTGGGCACCCAGGGCTCGGTGAAGGGGCTTTTGCCCAAGGACCTAAAGGCCATGGGCAGCCAGGTGCTCCTGGCCAACACCTACCACCTCCTCCTTAGGCCAGGCCCCGAGCGGGTCAGGGCCTTAGGGGGGCTCCACCGCTTTGCCGGCTGGCCGGGGCCCTGGCTCACGGACTCCGGGGGCTTCCAGGTGATGAGCCTGGGCCACTTAAGGCGCATAGACGAGGAAGGGGTCATCTTCCAAAGCCACCTGGATGGGAGCCTCATCCGGCTTACCCCGGAAAGGAGCATTGCGGTGCAGGAGGCCTTGGGAGCTGACCTCATCATGGCCTTTGACGAGTGCCCCCCCTACCCCTCGCCCCGGGAGTACCTTAAGGCCTCCATGGAGCGTACCCTGCGCTGGCTGGAGCGGAGCCTAAAGGCCAAAACCCGGCCCGACCAGGCCCTTTTCGGCATCGCCCAAGGGGGCACGGACCCCGAGCTTAGGGCCCTTTCCACCCGGGAGACGGTGGGCTTTGACCTGCCCGGTTACGCCATCGGGGGTTTGGCCGTGGGGGAGAGCAAGGAGGAGATGTTCTCCATGGTGGCCCTTTCCACAGAAATCCTCCCCGAGGGCAAACCCCGCTACCTCATGGGGGTAGGCCACCCGGAGGACCTGGTGGCGGCCATGGGCCTGGGGGTAGACCTCTTCGACAGCGTCTACCCCACCCGCACGGGCCGCTTCGGTTCCGCCCTGACCCCAACGGGGCGAATCCATTTGAAAAACGCCCAGTACTTAGAGGACCCTAAGCCCTTGGAAGAGGGATGCGACTGCTACGCCTGCCAAAACTTCAGCCGAGCCTACATCGCCCACCTGGTGCGATCCAAAGAGATGCTTGGGGGCATCCTCCTCTCCCTGCACAACCTGAGGTTTCTTCATCGCCTCACGGAAAGAGCCCGGGAGGCCATCCGGCAAGGAAGCTACGGGGCCTTTGCCCGGGAGTTTGCGGAAAGACGCTTTGGCAGGGAAGTGCCCCCGTGGTTCCGGGAGGCCATGGCGGCGGGGGGACACTGGTGA
- a CDS encoding GNAT family N-acetyltransferase codes for MIRPVARQDLPGLLKLLRWMDESPKRGVLAPEARDLEGLAEELEDGLVLLREGEVAGYVGLYPFWDGGALEGPLAYREEDLLPLLQAAERRAEELGLERLYAFPREENRTVREALEQADFGLLHLTYFFVKNPEGLDYPPPEGVVIRPGFPGPAVYRELYRESEEGWALRLKWTDEELWEHFQDPHVHLLVAYQGENPVGLAEVELEDHEASVAYIGVVPKARGQGIGRALLAEAARLAKRKGANLLRVRAHDHETGALELYRNLGFSLEEAVATYARELRARR; via the coding sequence ATGATCCGGCCCGTGGCCCGCCAGGACCTTCCTGGGCTCCTTAAACTCCTCCGCTGGATGGACGAAAGCCCCAAGCGGGGGGTTCTGGCCCCGGAGGCCCGGGACCTCGAGGGCCTGGCGGAGGAGCTGGAGGACGGCCTGGTCCTCCTTAGGGAAGGGGAGGTGGCCGGGTACGTGGGCCTTTACCCTTTCTGGGATGGGGGGGCCCTCGAGGGGCCCCTGGCTTACCGGGAGGAGGACCTCTTACCCCTATTGCAGGCGGCGGAGAGGCGGGCGGAGGAGCTTGGGCTAGAGCGCCTCTACGCCTTCCCCCGGGAGGAGAACCGCACGGTGCGGGAAGCCCTGGAGCAGGCGGACTTCGGCCTTTTGCACCTCACCTACTTTTTCGTCAAGAACCCTGAGGGCCTGGACTACCCACCCCCCGAAGGGGTGGTCATCCGCCCAGGTTTTCCCGGCCCTGCCGTCTATCGGGAGCTCTACCGGGAAAGCGAGGAGGGCTGGGCCCTGCGCCTGAAGTGGACGGACGAGGAGCTTTGGGAACACTTCCAGGACCCCCATGTCCACCTCCTGGTGGCCTACCAAGGGGAGAACCCCGTGGGCCTGGCCGAGGTGGAGCTGGAGGACCATGAGGCCAGCGTGGCCTATATCGGCGTGGTGCCCAAGGCCCGGGGCCAGGGCATCGGGCGGGCCCTCCTGGCCGAGGCGGCCCGACTGGCCAAGAGGAAGGGGGCCAACCTCCTACGGGTCCGGGCCCACGACCACGAGACCGGGGCCTTGGAGCTCTACCGCAACCTGGGGTTCAGCCTGGAAGAGGCCGTGGCCACCTACGCCAGGGAGCTTAGGGCCAGGCGGTAG
- a CDS encoding diacylglycerol/lipid kinase family protein, which produces MERWVIVNPAAGRGKVGRLSGAILSSARAKGAKAFLTEGPGHATELARAAPPGARVVAVGGDGTVHEVLRGLAGAEKVLGVVPIGSGNDFARMLGLKGLPWKEALDLALFAQEEAIDLCWVNGEPFGASLGIGFDALVAKRALSAPPFLRGMPRYLYALFGVLKELRLPEGRVMVEGEEVHRGPLLLVAAMNGPAYGGGIPIAPMADPRDGQLSVILARSFTRPGVVLILPRLLFGRHLSHPQVVAFAGREVTVEFSHPVPAHADGELLPETSLYRARVEALGLRVVGGRAMARGEAPLLSPVGAG; this is translated from the coding sequence GTGGAAAGGTGGGTCATCGTGAACCCGGCGGCGGGGCGGGGCAAGGTGGGGAGGCTTTCCGGGGCCATCCTGAGTTCCGCGCGGGCCAAGGGGGCCAAGGCCTTCCTCACCGAGGGGCCGGGCCACGCCACGGAACTGGCCCGGGCGGCTCCCCCGGGGGCGCGGGTGGTGGCCGTGGGGGGGGACGGCACGGTGCATGAGGTTTTACGGGGCCTTGCGGGTGCGGAAAAGGTTTTAGGGGTGGTGCCCATCGGTAGCGGCAACGACTTCGCCCGCATGCTGGGCCTGAAGGGACTTCCCTGGAAAGAGGCCTTGGACCTGGCCCTCTTCGCCCAAGAGGAGGCCATAGACCTCTGTTGGGTAAACGGCGAACCCTTTGGGGCCTCCCTGGGCATCGGCTTTGACGCCTTGGTGGCCAAGAGGGCCCTTTCCGCCCCGCCCTTCCTCCGGGGCATGCCCCGCTACCTCTACGCCCTCTTTGGGGTGCTTAAGGAGCTCCGCCTTCCCGAAGGGCGGGTGATGGTGGAGGGGGAGGAGGTGCACCGGGGACCCCTGCTCCTGGTGGCGGCCATGAACGGGCCCGCCTACGGGGGTGGGATTCCCATAGCCCCCATGGCCGATCCCCGGGATGGCCAGCTCTCGGTGATCCTGGCCCGCTCCTTCACCCGGCCCGGGGTGGTCCTCATCCTGCCCCGGCTCCTGTTTGGTCGGCACCTTTCCCATCCCCAGGTGGTGGCCTTTGCGGGCCGGGAGGTGACGGTGGAGTTTTCCCATCCCGTGCCGGCCCATGCCGATGGGGAGCTTCTACCTGAGACCAGCCTTTACCGGGCCCGGGTGGAGGCCCTTGGCCTTAGGGTGGTGGGGGGAAGGGCTATGGCTAGAGGGGAGGCGCCCCTCTTAAGCCCGGTGGGTGCGGGATAA
- a CDS encoding AI-2E family transporter has translation MREAFARVWENPYVRVLVYLLLLYLAYRFLLRAWPALSVLLTAFSIAYLTHPVVRFFEGKRLPRLLGVVLVYLGLGLFLALASFLTAQTVLELSRLAQELPRLLEPFLAWLLDLPGRIRAIPLPETLKPVLAEAGQSLQGLIQGFLDTLVRWLQGLMGQGGNLLGFFISLLGGIFQFLTALTLSVYFLYDLPRLAQAALRVFPDPYQPLVAELAHKLDRSVGGYVRGQLLVALLVGLMVGVGLSLVGVPLAASLGFLAGVFNLIPFVGVIVSGVPALLLAATGGWGKVLLTLLVLWLANQVEGNLLGPLIVGRATRLHPVTAIAAILVGATLFGLWGALLGVPTAAFLKVLLEEYYKKSRFYREG, from the coding sequence ATGCGCGAGGCCTTTGCCCGGGTGTGGGAGAATCCCTATGTCCGGGTCCTGGTCTACCTGCTCCTTTTGTATCTGGCCTACCGCTTCCTCCTCCGGGCCTGGCCCGCCCTTTCTGTCCTGCTCACCGCCTTTTCCATCGCCTATCTGACCCATCCCGTGGTCCGCTTCTTTGAGGGCAAAAGGCTTCCCCGGCTTTTGGGGGTGGTTTTGGTGTATCTGGGCCTAGGTCTCTTTTTGGCCCTCGCCTCCTTCCTCACCGCCCAGACGGTTTTGGAGCTTTCCCGCCTGGCCCAGGAGCTTCCCCGGCTTTTAGAACCGTTTCTTGCCTGGCTTTTAGACCTGCCAGGCCGCATCCGGGCCATTCCCCTTCCCGAAACCTTGAAGCCGGTTTTGGCCGAGGCGGGCCAGAGCCTGCAAGGCCTCATCCAGGGGTTCTTGGACACCCTGGTGCGCTGGCTTCAGGGGCTCATGGGTCAGGGGGGAAACCTTCTAGGCTTCTTTATCTCCCTGCTGGGCGGCATCTTCCAGTTCCTTACCGCCCTTACCCTTTCCGTCTACTTCCTCTATGACCTTCCCCGCCTGGCCCAGGCGGCCCTAAGGGTCTTCCCCGACCCCTACCAGCCCTTGGTGGCGGAGCTTGCCCACAAGCTGGACCGGAGCGTGGGGGGGTATGTGCGGGGGCAGCTTCTGGTGGCCCTTTTGGTGGGCCTCATGGTGGGGGTAGGGCTAAGCCTGGTGGGGGTGCCCCTGGCCGCCAGCCTGGGATTCCTGGCGGGGGTCTTCAACCTCATCCCCTTCGTGGGGGTGATCGTCTCCGGGGTTCCCGCCCTCCTCCTGGCGGCCACGGGAGGGTGGGGCAAGGTGCTTCTTACCCTTTTGGTCCTTTGGCTGGCCAACCAGGTGGAGGGGAACCTTCTCGGGCCCCTCATCGTGGGCCGGGCCACCCGGCTCCATCCCGTGACCGCCATCGCCGCCATCCTGGTGGGCGCCACCCTTTTTGGCCTTTGGGGGGCCCTTTTGGGGGTGCCCACCGCCGCTTTCCTGAAGGTGCTTTTGGAGGAGTACTACAAGAAAAGCCGGTTCTACCGGGAGGGTTAG
- the rpmB gene encoding 50S ribosomal protein L28: MSKVCEISGKRPIVANSIERRGKAKREGGVGRKTTGISKRRQYPNLQKIRVRVAGQEITFRVATSHIPKVYELLDRAKGLKLEGLSAKEIKERLLKLL, from the coding sequence ATGTCCAAGGTGTGCGAGATCAGCGGAAAGAGGCCTATCGTGGCCAACAGCATAGAGAGGCGGGGTAAGGCCAAGCGGGAGGGGGGCGTGGGCCGGAAGACCACCGGGATCTCCAAGCGCCGCCAGTACCCCAACCTGCAAAAGATCCGGGTGCGGGTAGCGGGCCAGGAGATCACCTTCCGGGTGGCCACGAGCCATATTCCCAAGGTTTACGAGCTTCTGGACAGGGCCAAGGGGCTTAAGCTGGAGGGCCTTTCCGCCAAGGAGATCAAGGAACGGCTTCTCAAGCTCCTTTAA
- a CDS encoding histone deacetylase family protein gives MRAYSTAHLRVDLPQGHPFPLYKYRGVAEVLRGLLPILPAPEVPREALLLAHHPGYLERLFTVGLSREESLRLGLPFSPSLLKRALHAAGGTLAAALDALEGGLGLNLSGGTHHAYPDRAEGYSLFNDVAVAVAWLRRAGFGGRVLVVDLDAHQGNGTAVFFQEDPTVFTLSLHGERNYPLRKEKSDLDVGLPDGVGDGAYLRALEEALERAQAFRPELVFYNAGVDVLIGDRFGRLALSPEGVRKRDERVFRMVRALGVPLVVVMGGGYNRDPRLTVEAHAETYRLALSSLA, from the coding sequence GTGCGGGCCTATAGCACGGCTCACCTAAGGGTGGACCTTCCCCAAGGCCACCCCTTTCCCCTCTACAAGTACCGGGGGGTGGCGGAGGTCCTGAGGGGCCTTCTTCCCATCCTGCCGGCCCCGGAGGTGCCCCGGGAGGCCCTCCTTTTGGCCCACCATCCGGGATACCTGGAAAGGCTTTTCACCGTGGGGCTTTCCCGGGAGGAGTCCTTGCGCCTGGGCCTTCCCTTTAGCCCAAGCCTCCTAAAGCGGGCCCTGCATGCGGCGGGGGGAACCCTGGCTGCGGCCTTGGATGCCCTGGAAGGGGGCTTGGGCCTCAACCTCTCCGGGGGCACCCACCACGCCTACCCCGACCGGGCCGAGGGGTATAGCCTCTTCAACGACGTGGCGGTGGCCGTGGCCTGGCTGAGGCGGGCGGGTTTTGGGGGCCGGGTTTTGGTGGTGGACCTGGACGCCCATCAGGGGAACGGCACCGCGGTGTTTTTCCAGGAGGACCCCACCGTCTTCACCCTTTCCCTGCACGGGGAGCGGAACTACCCCTTGAGGAAGGAGAAAAGCGACCTGGACGTGGGGCTTCCCGATGGGGTGGGGGATGGGGCCTACCTTCGGGCCCTCGAGGAGGCCCTGGAAAGGGCCCAGGCCTTTCGCCCCGAGCTGGTCTTCTATAACGCTGGAGTAGACGTGTTGATAGGGGACCGGTTTGGCCGCTTGGCCTTGAGTCCGGAAGGGGTAAGGAAGCGGGACGAGCGGGTTTTCCGCATGGTGAGGGCCTTGGGGGTGCCCTTGGTGGTGGTGATGGGCGGGGGGTATAACCGCGACCCCCGGCTTACCGTGGAGGCCCATGCGGAGACCTACCGCCTGGCCCTAAGCTCCCTGGCGTAG
- the lspA gene encoding signal peptidase II, giving the protein MPTVLVPLLLALDQILKLWALENLSPVPRPLLGDLLYLTLVRNTGAGFGLLEGRAFLLGWLSLGVGTLLLYLLAQKRYPFWPTLALSLIAVGALGNGIDRLGRGWVVDYLDLGTPIPLIAHFPVFNLADVCVTLGAALLLLAPRRKRRF; this is encoded by the coding sequence ATGCCCACGGTTCTTGTGCCCCTCCTCCTAGCCTTGGACCAGATCCTTAAGCTATGGGCCCTGGAAAACCTCTCCCCGGTGCCCAGGCCCCTTCTGGGGGACCTCCTCTACCTCACCCTGGTGAGGAACACGGGGGCCGGTTTTGGATTGCTGGAAGGCCGGGCCTTCCTTCTGGGCTGGCTTAGCCTGGGGGTGGGGACCCTACTCCTCTATTTGCTAGCCCAAAAACGCTACCCCTTTTGGCCAACCCTGGCCCTTTCCCTCATCGCCGTGGGGGCCTTGGGCAACGGCATTGACCGCCTGGGCCGGGGCTGGGTGGTGGACTATCTGGACCTGGGAACCCCTATCCCCCTCATCGCCCACTTCCCCGTTTTCAACCTGGCAGATGTGTGCGTGACCCTGGGAGCGGCCCTCCTCCTCCTAGCCCCCAGGCGCAAGCGTCGCTTTTAG
- a CDS encoding tRNA (cytidine(34)-2'-O)-methyltransferase translates to MPHLVLYQPEIPQNAGNIARTAAALGWPLHLIRPLGFRLSDPRLKRAGLDYWPHVDLRLHDSWEAFLESLPQGVRVWAFSVRGKTSLYQVRFQPEDYLLFGPETRGLPPEVLGRFPGVHIPMPGPVRSLNLAVAVGVAAYEAYRQLGA, encoded by the coding sequence ATGCCCCACCTGGTCCTCTACCAGCCGGAAATCCCCCAGAATGCGGGGAACATCGCCCGCACCGCCGCCGCCTTGGGCTGGCCCTTGCACCTGATCCGGCCCCTGGGATTTCGCCTAAGCGACCCCCGGCTCAAGCGGGCGGGCCTGGACTACTGGCCCCATGTGGACCTCCGCCTCCACGATTCCTGGGAGGCCTTTTTGGAAAGCCTGCCCCAAGGGGTGCGGGTTTGGGCCTTCAGTGTCAGGGGAAAGACCAGCCTTTACCAGGTGCGTTTCCAACCGGAGGACTACCTCCTCTTTGGCCCTGAGACCCGGGGGCTTCCCCCCGAGGTGCTGGGGAGGTTTCCCGGCGTCCACATCCCCATGCCGGGGCCGGTGCGCTCCTTGAACCTGGCGGTGGCCGTGGGGGTGGCGGCCTACGAAGCCTATCGCCAGCTTGGGGCATGA
- the aspC gene encoding aspartate/prephenate aminotransferase, with product MRGLSQRVKGMKPSATVAVNAKALELRRQGVDLVALTAGEPDFDTPEHVKEAARRALAQGKTKYAPPVGIPELREALAEKFRKENGLQVTPEETIVTVGGKQALYNLFQAILDPGDEVIVLAPYWVSYPEMVRLAGGVPVEVETLPQEGFVPDPERVRRAVTPRTKALVVNSPNNPTGAVYPEEVLKALAELAVEHDFYLVSDEIYEHLIYEGAHFSPAQVAPEHTITVNGAAKAFAMTGWRIGYACGPKEVIKAMADISSQSTTSPDTIAQWATLEALTNQEASRAFIEMAREAYRRRRDLLLEGLSALGLKAVRPSGAFYVLLDTSPFAEDEVQAAERLLQAGVAVVPGTDFAAYGHVRLSYATSEENLRKALERFAQMLERV from the coding sequence ATGCGCGGCCTTTCCCAGCGGGTTAAGGGCATGAAGCCTTCGGCCACGGTGGCGGTGAACGCCAAGGCCTTGGAACTTAGGCGCCAGGGGGTGGATCTGGTGGCCCTGACGGCGGGGGAGCCGGACTTTGACACCCCGGAGCACGTGAAGGAGGCGGCCCGGCGGGCCTTAGCCCAGGGGAAGACCAAGTACGCTCCCCCGGTGGGCATCCCTGAGCTGCGCGAGGCCTTGGCGGAGAAGTTCCGCAAGGAGAACGGCCTTCAGGTTACCCCGGAAGAGACCATCGTCACCGTGGGGGGTAAGCAGGCCCTTTACAACCTCTTCCAGGCCATCCTGGACCCCGGGGACGAGGTCATCGTCCTGGCCCCTTACTGGGTGAGCTACCCGGAGATGGTGCGCCTGGCGGGAGGGGTGCCCGTGGAGGTGGAGACCCTTCCCCAGGAGGGTTTCGTGCCCGACCCCGAACGGGTAAGGAGGGCCGTAACCCCTCGCACCAAGGCCTTGGTGGTGAACTCCCCCAACAACCCCACGGGGGCGGTCTACCCTGAGGAGGTCCTAAAGGCCCTGGCGGAGCTGGCGGTGGAACACGACTTCTACCTGGTTTCCGATGAGATCTACGAGCACCTCATCTACGAGGGGGCCCACTTCTCCCCGGCTCAGGTGGCTCCCGAGCACACCATCACCGTGAACGGGGCGGCCAAGGCCTTTGCCATGACCGGCTGGCGCATCGGCTACGCGTGTGGCCCCAAGGAGGTCATCAAGGCCATGGCCGACATCTCCAGCCAGTCCACCACCAGCCCCGATACCATCGCCCAGTGGGCCACCCTCGAGGCCCTCACGAACCAGGAGGCCTCCAGGGCCTTCATAGAAATGGCCCGGGAGGCCTATAGGAGGCGGCGGGACCTTCTCTTGGAGGGCCTTTCGGCGCTGGGCCTAAAGGCGGTGCGTCCCAGCGGGGCCTTCTATGTCCTCCTGGACACCTCCCCCTTCGCCGAGGACGAGGTGCAGGCGGCGGAAAGGCTTTTGCAGGCGGGGGTGGCGGTGGTGCCGGGCACCGACTTTGCCGCCTATGGGCACGTGCGCCTCTCCTATGCCACCAGCGAGGAGAACCTCAGGAAAGCTCTGGAGCGGTTCGCGCAGATGTTGGAAAGGGTCTAA
- a CDS encoding ammonium transporter — MRKTLAAALSGFSGLALAAGVDGAATAWMLVSTALVLLMTPALAFFYGGLVRSKNALNTMMMSFAALGFVGVGWALLGYSLAFAEGGAWIGSLRHLFLQGVGLEAKGEIPHLLFMAFQGTFAIITAALLTGGLVERLRFPALLLFLSLWGLLVYAPLAHWVWGGGFLGALGALDFAGGTVVHINAGVAALVGALVLGARKDYGRQAILPHNVPFVLLGAALLWFGWFGFNGGSALGSGALAALAFVNTLLAPAATLAVWVLLDLLRTGKATAVGVATAIVVGLVAITPAAGFVSPLSALVLGAVSALPSYFFLLWRPRTRLDDSLDVFGAHGIAGTTGALLTGLLAEKAWNGVADGLLFGNPHQFFLQALAVGVAVAYSAVGTFLLLKLTGLLTPLRASFQEEGTGLDVTQHGEEAYAEGEGAILVLSESGPKALKPLGGRA; from the coding sequence ATGCGCAAAACCCTAGCGGCAGCGTTAAGCGGGTTCTCGGGACTGGCCTTGGCGGCGGGGGTAGACGGGGCTGCCACGGCCTGGATGCTGGTCTCCACAGCCCTGGTACTCCTCATGACCCCAGCTTTGGCCTTCTTCTACGGGGGCTTGGTGCGGAGCAAAAACGCCTTGAACACCATGATGATGAGCTTCGCCGCCTTGGGGTTCGTGGGCGTGGGCTGGGCCTTGCTGGGATACAGCCTAGCCTTTGCCGAGGGGGGGGCCTGGATTGGAAGCCTGAGGCACCTCTTCCTGCAGGGGGTGGGCCTCGAGGCCAAGGGGGAGATCCCCCACCTCCTCTTCATGGCCTTCCAGGGCACCTTCGCCATCATCACCGCCGCCCTCCTCACCGGCGGCCTGGTGGAACGGCTGCGCTTCCCCGCTTTGCTCCTCTTTTTAAGCCTTTGGGGGCTTCTGGTCTACGCTCCTTTGGCCCACTGGGTCTGGGGCGGGGGGTTTTTGGGAGCCTTAGGGGCCTTGGACTTCGCCGGGGGTACGGTGGTGCACATCAACGCCGGCGTGGCCGCTTTGGTGGGGGCCTTGGTCCTGGGAGCCCGGAAGGACTATGGCCGCCAGGCCATCCTGCCCCACAACGTTCCCTTCGTGCTCCTGGGGGCCGCCTTGCTCTGGTTCGGTTGGTTCGGGTTTAACGGGGGGAGTGCCCTGGGTTCCGGGGCCTTGGCCGCTTTGGCCTTCGTGAACACCCTTCTGGCCCCCGCTGCCACCCTGGCGGTCTGGGTCCTTTTGGACCTCTTGCGCACGGGTAAGGCCACGGCGGTGGGCGTGGCCACGGCCATCGTGGTGGGGCTGGTGGCCATCACCCCGGCGGCGGGGTTCGTCTCCCCCTTGTCGGCCCTGGTGCTGGGAGCGGTGAGCGCCCTACCCAGCTATTTCTTCTTGCTCTGGCGGCCCCGGACGCGGCTGGATGACTCCTTGGACGTCTTCGGAGCCCACGGGATCGCCGGCACCACCGGCGCCCTCCTAACCGGTCTTCTGGCGGAGAAGGCCTGGAACGGGGTGGCCGATGGCCTTCTTTTCGGCAATCCCCACCAGTTCTTCCTGCAGGCCCTGGCGGTGGGGGTGGCGGTGGCCTACTCCGCGGTGGGTACCTTCCTTCTCCTTAAACTCACCGGCCTGCTCACCCCCTTGCGGGCCAGCTTCCAGGAAGAGGGGACGGGCCTGGACGTGACCCAGCACGGCGAGGAGGCTTATGCGGAGGGCGAGGGGGCCATTTTGGTGCTTTCCGAATCCGGCCCCAAAGCCCTCAAACCCCTAGGGGGTAGGGCATGA
- a CDS encoding P-II family nitrogen regulator produces the protein MKLIVAIIRPEKLRDVLEALFQAEVRGLSLSRIQGHGGETEKVETYRGTTVKMALHEKVRLEIGVSEPFVRPTVEAILKAARTGEVGDGKIFVLPVEKVYRIRTGEEDQAAVTPVQ, from the coding sequence ATGAAGCTCATCGTGGCCATCATCCGTCCGGAAAAGCTCCGGGACGTCCTGGAAGCCCTATTCCAGGCCGAGGTGCGGGGGCTTTCCCTAAGCCGCATCCAGGGGCACGGAGGGGAGACGGAAAAGGTGGAAACCTACCGGGGGACCACGGTGAAGATGGCCCTGCACGAGAAGGTGCGCCTGGAGATCGGGGTGTCCGAGCCCTTTGTAAGGCCCACGGTGGAGGCCATCCTCAAAGCCGCCCGCACCGGGGAGGTTGGGGACGGGAAGATCTTCGTCCTGCCGGTGGAGAAGGTCTACCGCATCCGCACCGGGGAGGAGGACCAGGCCGCCGTGACCCCGGTACAATAA
- a CDS encoding histidine phosphatase family protein produces the protein MGLLAHFLQGPHPKTTLLLTRAGPVENPEHVLHSHPGLPLAEPGRQALRALARLAQGYPVAWVYAPDSLAEAEAAGLLAEALGVPFTLLPELRERSWGEWEELSFAEVRERYPQEVAAWLEDEAGFAPPGGESLRQAWERGQRAVRALLGHHPGQALLVVGNCTLNRAALSLALPLPPEEGLRVEQDYARLSVVEFYGEEGVVKALNLDACP, from the coding sequence ATGGGGCTCCTGGCCCATTTCCTCCAAGGTCCCCACCCCAAGACCACCCTGCTCCTCACCCGGGCCGGGCCGGTGGAGAACCCAGAACACGTCCTCCACAGCCATCCGGGCCTTCCCCTTGCGGAACCGGGCAGGCAGGCCCTCCGCGCCCTGGCCAGGCTGGCCCAGGGCTACCCCGTGGCCTGGGTCTACGCCCCCGACAGCTTGGCGGAGGCCGAGGCAGCCGGGCTTCTGGCGGAAGCCCTAGGGGTGCCCTTCACCCTCCTTCCGGAACTCAGGGAGCGAAGCTGGGGAGAATGGGAAGAGCTTAGCTTCGCCGAGGTAAGGGAGCGGTATCCCCAGGAGGTGGCCGCCTGGCTGGAGGACGAGGCCGGCTTTGCCCCTCCGGGCGGGGAAAGCCTGAGGCAGGCCTGGGAAAGAGGGCAAAGAGCGGTAAGGGCCCTTCTTGGGCACCACCCAGGCCAAGCCCTCCTGGTGGTGGGGAACTGCACCTTAAACCGCGCCGCCCTAAGCCTGGCCTTGCCCCTTCCCCCGGAAGAGGGCCTCCGGGTGGAACAGGACTACGCCCGGCTTTCCGTGGTGGAGTTCTACGGGGAAGAGGGCGTGGTGAAGGCCTTGAACCTGGACGCTTGTCCCTAG
- a CDS encoding M23 family metallopeptidase produces MVWKPGHYLLLALALYALVVSLGFSLRGRQLAALRQEVGVLRQQAAWGSGGYLLPLPGACLPTRPENLPGAPRPYRKGVSPGFVFIQGDACVPVVRGMGVVAAASGEVVKVEGDYREPSPEAYQKLLEEVRNGASPEQMDLLRGLEVWIRHPDGRISVYAHLEAPYRKLKVGQRVHRGDPIGYVGNTGLLGGAPRLLFEVWEGEPDRGKFLFQGLEGEALLKQAKAFFHLE; encoded by the coding sequence ATGGTGTGGAAGCCGGGGCACTACCTCCTTTTGGCCCTGGCGCTGTATGCCTTGGTGGTCAGCCTGGGGTTTTCCCTTAGGGGACGCCAGCTTGCCGCCTTGCGCCAGGAGGTGGGGGTTTTACGTCAGCAGGCCGCCTGGGGTTCTGGGGGGTACCTGCTTCCCCTGCCCGGGGCCTGCCTGCCCACCCGTCCCGAGAACCTGCCGGGGGCTCCCCGCCCCTACCGCAAGGGGGTGAGCCCGGGCTTCGTCTTCATCCAGGGGGATGCCTGCGTGCCCGTGGTGCGGGGGATGGGGGTGGTGGCCGCCGCCAGCGGGGAGGTGGTGAAGGTGGAAGGGGACTATAGGGAACCCTCCCCGGAGGCGTACCAAAAGCTTTTGGAGGAGGTGCGAAACGGGGCCTCCCCAGAGCAGATGGACCTCCTGAGGGGCCTCGAGGTTTGGATCCGCCACCCCGATGGCCGCATCAGCGTCTACGCCCACCTCGAGGCGCCCTACCGGAAGCTAAAGGTGGGGCAGAGGGTCCATCGGGGCGACCCCATCGGCTACGTGGGGAACACGGGGCTTTTGGGTGGGGCGCCTAGGCTCCTCTTTGAGGTCTGGGAGGGGGAGCCCGACCGGGGGAAGTTCCTCTTTCAAGGGCTGGAGGGGGAAGCTCTCCTGAAGCAGGCCAAGGCCTTTTTCCATTTAGAATAG